One Trichormus variabilis 0441 genomic window, ATTAGAAGCAGCACGACAAAAAGCTGAAGAAGCTTCCCGCCTCAAGAGTGAGTTTCTCGCTAATGTCTCCCATGAAATCCGCACCCCCTTGAATGGGATGATTGGTTTCCTCAAGCTGATTTTAGAAGGTATGGCAGACGATGTCGAAGAAAAAAACCAGTTTTTATCGGAAGCTCATCAATTATCTTTACATCTACTCAACATTATTAACGACATCTTAGATATAGCTAAAATCGAAGCTGGCAAAATGGAGTTGGTGTGCGCTCCCATCAAGCTGGAAGAGCTATTCTCTGATGTAGATAACTTTATGCGTCCACAAGCAGAAGTCAAAAACCTCAGTTTCCGGATGCAATTGCCACCAACCTCCGATGAAATCGTTGTGCAAGGCAATTACCAAAGGCTTTTACAAGTCATGTTAAATATAGTCGGGAATGCGATTAAATTTACCCACGAAGGTGGTATTACCGTTTCTGCCGACGTTGTCCTGAAAAAAGGGAAACTCCAAGAACAGCACTTTCCTGGTATGGTGAGAGTCAGAATAGCCGATACAGGCATTGGTGTTTCCTTAGACCAGCAAGACAAATTATTTCAATTATTCTCTCAAGTAGATGGTTCCCGTACTCGTCAGTATGGTGGTACAGGTTTGGGACTGGCAATATCCCAAAAACTTGTAGAGACGATGGGTGGCGAAGTGCATTTTTACAGTCTTGGTGAGGGACTTGGTTCGACAGTCACATTTACCGTACCTCTATACCAACAGCCAGTCATGCTTTCCTCTAACGACGCTGATGCTGAGTGCATCGGTTAAGTCTAGGACTTATGTACTCAGGGATTAGGTGTAAGGGTATAAGGGTGTGAGGGTGTAAGGGTGTGAGGGTGTAAGGGTATGAGGGTTTTAAACATTTACATTCCCATATCCATAAATCCCTATACCCATAAACCCCTATACCCCTACAAGCAATCACAGATTTGCTATGTAGGAATATTATGTGTTCATGACTATCGCATGAAGCAACCGAGAATAAAACACAATTTGGCAGCAATTGGATCTAGGATCGATTTAATCAAGCTGCAAAATAAAACTTTGTGTGGGATATAGAAAAATAGGTAAAGGCAAAATAGCCGATGCCAAATGTTTCGTATCTCACAAATTTTGTTAATTTACTAGGTATCAAGCAATGGAACTAACAATTGACAACGTGGAAACTGTTTTAGATGAAATGCGCCCTTATCTAATTTCTGATGGTGGTAACGTGGAACTTGTAGAACTCGATGGGCCTATTGTTAAATTACGTTTACAAGGTGCTTGCGGTTCTTGTCCTAGTTCTACCATGACTCTGAGAATGGGTATTGAGCGCCGTCTGCGGGAAATGATTCCTGAAATTGCCGAAGTTGAACAGGTAATTTAGGGAATAGGGACTGGGGACTGGGGACTAGGTAAGGACTGAGGATTAGGAAAGAGGCAATTTACCCAATCCCCAATACCCAATCCCCGATACCCAATACCCAATACCCAATCCCCAACACCCAATCCCTAAGACCCTATGACTCATCCGCTATACGTTGCTTTTATTTGGCATCAACATCAGCCATTGTATAAATCTCCTGGTAGCAG contains:
- a CDS encoding NifU family protein, whose product is MELTIDNVETVLDEMRPYLISDGGNVELVELDGPIVKLRLQGACGSCPSSTMTLRMGIERRLREMIPEIAEVEQVI